Proteins from one Deinococcus planocerae genomic window:
- a CDS encoding Uma2 family endonuclease produces MADPAFRTVSVEEYLRLERDNPTRHEYIDGFVYAQAGASRTHNLIAGNIHVALHPVARGAGCFVYQSDMKVRVTPTRYHYPDVVVSCARDSDDEYTETAPCLIVEVMSASTRSEDQVYKAERYRELPTLRGYLMVDSQSRAAALYRRTDEGWVLEVIEKAVQLPCLEMELSLATIYEGVRL; encoded by the coding sequence ATGGCCGACCCCGCCTTTCGTACCGTCAGTGTCGAGGAATATCTTCGGCTGGAACGCGACAACCCGACCCGTCACGAGTACATCGACGGCTTCGTGTACGCGCAGGCGGGAGCCAGCCGAACGCACAACCTTATCGCGGGCAACATCCACGTCGCCCTGCATCCCGTGGCGAGGGGCGCAGGATGTTTCGTCTATCAGAGTGACATGAAAGTGCGCGTCACGCCGACCCGCTATCACTACCCCGACGTGGTGGTGAGTTGCGCCAGGGACTCGGACGACGAGTACACCGAGACCGCGCCCTGCCTGATTGTGGAAGTGATGAGCGCCAGCACACGATCAGAGGATCAGGTCTACAAGGCAGAACGTTACCGGGAACTGCCCACGCTGCGGGGCTACCTGATGGTGGACAGCCAGAGCCGCGCCGCCGCCCTCTACCGCCGCACCGACGAGGGGTGGGTGTTGGAAGTGATTGAGAAGGCTGTCCAGCTCCCCTGCCTGGAGATGGAGTTGAGCCTCGCCACGATCTATGAGGGTGTTCGGCTTTGA
- a CDS encoding Uma2 family endonuclease: protein MSDLALRKISEEEYLRTEELSPYRREYIDGFVSALHGEDTPNAQAGATSRHGLICMNIGSALHRIALRQGCRLYQSDMRVRISQPRFTRYYSPDLVLTCDPVDDDATFLASPCLVAEVLSPSTRDLDRREKLFAYTALPSVQGYLLVDTATRAARLYVRNGEAWDEQYAEEGELRLPCLDVPLVLSDIYEGINL, encoded by the coding sequence ATGAGCGACCTGGCCCTTCGCAAGATCAGCGAGGAGGAATACCTCCGCACGGAGGAACTCAGCCCTTACAGGCGGGAGTACATCGACGGCTTCGTCTCTGCTCTCCACGGCGAGGACACGCCGAACGCGCAGGCGGGCGCGACGAGCAGGCACGGGCTGATCTGCATGAACATCGGCTCGGCGCTGCACCGAATCGCCCTGCGGCAGGGCTGCCGCCTGTATCAGAGCGACATGCGCGTGCGGATTTCGCAGCCTCGCTTCACGCGGTATTACTCTCCCGACCTGGTCCTGACCTGCGACCCGGTGGACGACGACGCCACCTTCCTCGCCTCGCCGTGCCTCGTCGCGGAAGTCCTGAGCCCCAGCACCCGCGACCTGGACCGCCGCGAGAAACTGTTCGCCTACACCGCCCTCCCCAGCGTGCAAGGGTACCTGCTGGTCGATACGGCCACCCGCGCCGCCCGCCTCTACGTCAGGAACGGCGAAGCCTGGGACGAGCAGTACGCGGAGGAGGGGGAGTTGAGGTTGCCGTGTCTGGACGTTCCCCTGGTCCTCTCCGACATCTACGAGGGGATCAACCTCTGA
- a CDS encoding S8 family serine peptidase, which yields MKPALPLLALTVAVALASCGGTGDPPGGGGTDVCAQTVSAGAALPASVTAASVLPTTVPAPDWTAPHVPGRVLVLNTDGTLGAQSLGLLSTVRTQRVTEGLTLALTPAGETDRAFAGRLAAAGARVQPDFLYRSLATPDDPGYPGNGGVDLGFTNVSQTYLTRIRASGAWDVLGACGKTPGGALTAVLDTGADGGHRDLQGRLLGGRSFVSGESSATVDLLGHGTASVGLIGAATNNGVGLAGVTWSGRNLLPVKVLGADGGSTSAIAQGINYAVAQGAKVINLSLGTPGNPGDKALETALNNAARTAVLVAAAGNTPGVGGYQGVYYPASNPNVIAVGAVGASDRTLACYSERPTASQTRPLDLVAPGGAASGFCPGATRDQDLLVLSPGSAYGLSAGTSDAAPLVSGVAALVRAANPDLTAPQTRALLVGSANASGGLPLLDAQAAVSAALR from the coding sequence ATGAAACCCGCCCTGCCCCTGCTGGCCCTGACCGTCGCCGTGGCCCTCGCGTCTTGCGGGGGAACGGGGGACCCGCCGGGAGGCGGCGGGACGGACGTGTGCGCCCAGACAGTGAGTGCCGGTGCGGCCCTCCCGGCGAGCGTGACGGCGGCCAGCGTCCTCCCGACGACCGTGCCCGCCCCCGACTGGACGGCGCCCCACGTGCCGGGCCGGGTGCTCGTGCTGAATACGGACGGCACCCTGGGCGCGCAAAGCCTGGGCCTCCTCTCGACCGTGCGGACCCAGCGGGTGACGGAGGGCCTCACCCTGGCGCTCACCCCGGCGGGTGAGACGGACCGGGCCTTCGCCGGGCGGCTGGCGGCGGCGGGGGCGCGCGTGCAGCCGGACTTCCTCTACAGGTCCCTCGCCACGCCGGATGACCCCGGCTACCCCGGCAACGGGGGAGTCGACCTCGGTTTCACGAACGTCTCCCAGACTTACCTCACCCGCATCCGGGCGTCGGGCGCGTGGGACGTGCTGGGCGCCTGCGGCAAGACGCCGGGGGGGGCGCTGACGGCGGTGCTCGACACGGGCGCGGACGGCGGCCACCGCGACCTCCAGGGGCGGCTCCTGGGTGGCCGGAGTTTTGTGAGCGGGGAGAGCTCAGCCACCGTGGACCTGCTCGGGCACGGCACGGCGAGCGTGGGGCTGATCGGCGCGGCCACGAACAACGGCGTGGGCCTGGCGGGCGTGACCTGGAGCGGGCGCAACCTGCTCCCCGTCAAGGTGCTCGGGGCGGACGGCGGCTCGACGAGCGCCATCGCGCAGGGGATCAACTACGCGGTGGCGCAGGGGGCCAAGGTCATCAACCTGAGCCTGGGCACGCCCGGCAACCCGGGGGACAAGGCGCTGGAGACGGCCCTGAACAACGCGGCGAGGACGGCAGTGCTCGTCGCGGCGGCGGGCAACACGCCCGGCGTCGGGGGGTACCAGGGCGTGTACTACCCGGCGAGCAACCCGAACGTGATCGCGGTGGGGGCGGTCGGGGCGAGCGACCGGACGCTGGCCTGCTACAGCGAGCGGCCCACCGCCTCGCAGACGCGCCCGCTCGATCTCGTCGCGCCGGGTGGGGCGGCCAGCGGCTTTTGCCCGGGCGCCACCCGCGACCAGGACCTCCTCGTCCTCTCGCCCGGCAGCGCCTACGGCCTGAGCGCGGGCACGAGCGACGCCGCGCCCCTCGTCAGCGGCGTGGCGGCCCTGGTGCGCGCGGCGAACCCCGACCTCACCGCCCCGCAGACGCGCGCCCTGCTCGTCGGGAGCGCCAACGCCTCGGGCGGCCTGCCCCTCCTCGACGCCCAGGCCGCTGTGAGCGCCGCCCTGCGCTGA